GAGGTTCTTGGTGATCTGCTCGATCACCTCGTCATGACCGACCGTGGTCAGGGTCAGGCGCGACAGCGTCGGATCCTCGGTCGGCGCAACGGTGAGGCTTTCGATGTTGTAGTTACGCTGGGAGAACAGACCGACCACGCGGGACAGTGCACCCGGCTCGTTTTCCAACAGCAGGGAAATGATGTGTCGCATGTTAGGTCCGCTCCGTCTTGCTCAGCCACATGTCACGCATTGCGCCATCCCGAATCTGCATGGGGTAGACGTGCTCGCTGGTATCCACTGCGATATCGAGGAACACCAGGCGATTCTTCAGTGCGAAGGCCTCTTCGAGACCCGGCTTGAGATCTTTCAGCTCGGTGATGCGCATGCCCACATGCCCATAGGCCTCGGCCAGCTTGACGAAGTCAGGCAGCGACTCCATGTAGGAGTGCGAGTAGCGACTGCTGTACTGCATGTCCTGCCACTGGCGAACCATGCCCAGCGCGCCGTTGTTCAGGTTGACGATCTTCACCGGCAGGTCGTACTGCAGGCAGGTCGACAGCTCCTGGATGTTCATCTGGATGCTGCCTTCGCCGGTCACGCAAGCTACGTCGGCCTCCGGGAAATTCATCTTGACGCCCATCGCCGCCGGGAAACCGAAGCCCATGGTGCCCAGGCCACCGGAGTTGATCCAGCGGTTGGGTTTGTTGAAGCGGTAGTACTGCGCCGCGAACATCTGGTGCTGGCCCACGTCGGAGGTGATGAAGGCATCGCCTTTGGTCACTTCGCAGAGGGTCTCGATCACGGCCTGCGGCTTGATGATCGAACCGTCGCCCTCGTTGTAGGGGAACAGACGGCCACTGCCGCGCCACTCGTCGATCTGCTTCCACCAGCTAGCAACCGTGTCCTTGTTCGGGGTTTCGCCGATTTCCTTGAGGATGGCGACCATCTCGGTCAGCACGCTATCCACCGGGCCGACGATCGGAATATCGGCCTTGATGGTCTTGGAGATCGAGGCCGGGTCGATGTCGATGTGGATGATCTTGGCATTCGGGCAGAACTTGGCCGCGCCGTTGATCACCCGGTCATCGAAACGCGCACCAACGGCCAGGATCACGTCGGCATGGTGCATCGCCAGGTTGGCGGTGTAGCTGCCGTGCATGCCGAGCATGCCGAGGAACTGGCGATCGGTGCCGGGGTAACCACCCAGGCCCATCAGGGTATTGGTCACCGGCAGGTTGAGCATCTGCGCCAGCTCGGTCAGCGGCGCGGAGGCATTGCCCATGATCACGCCACCACCGGAGTACAGCACCGGGCGCTTGGCCGCCAGTACCATCTCGGCTGCCTTGCGGATCTGCCCGGAATGACCACGTACGGCCGGGCTGTAGGAGCGCAGCTTGACCTTCTTCGGATAGACGTACTCGAACTTCTGGGTTGGATCGCCCATGTCCTTGGGAATGTCGACCACCACCGGGCCGGGACGACCGGACTCGGCGAGGTAGAACGCCTTTTTCAGCACCTCGGGAATTTCCGCCGGGTGCTTGATGATGAAGCTGTGCTTCACGATCGGCCGGGAGATACCGACCATGTCGGTTTCCTGGAAGGCATCGGTACCGACCATGTTGCTCGGCACCTGACCGGAAATCACCACCATGGGAATCGAGTCCATGTAAGCCGTGGCGATACCGGTGATGGCATTGGTCGCACCCGGGCCGGAAGTCACCAGCACCACGCCGGCCTTGCCGGTGGCGCGGGCATAACCATCTGCCATGTGGGTCGCGGCCTGCTCGTGGCGAACCAGGACGTGAGTCACTTCCGGTTCCTTGAACAGGGCATCGTAGATATGCAGGAGGGCACCACCCGGGTACCCATAGATGTACTTAACGCCTTCGTCACGCAGGAAGCGGACGACCATTTCAGCGCCAGATAAGAGCTCCACGTTTTTCACCTCTTGAACGCCAGTGTGCCACCCGACAGACGAGCGGCCCTTTAAGTAGGTCTTACTGTCAGCGGACATGCACGACGGTGATCGTGGATTCGGAACATCTGCTAGACGAGTAACGGAACAGCCCATGGTCTTGCGGGGCTGAACCTCCCAGCGCGAGGTAACGCGTTGCGGGTGTCACGGTTCGGCGCGGGTAGCGCCTCTTTGCACCGAGCTGGAGGACGCTTGCGGCGGACTCCACTACGGTGGAAGGCAAGATTGTTCGGGTTAGTCGCAGGCAAGTCAAGCGATGCGTGGCGATATCTTCCATCTCGCCTGTGACGCAGCGCAGGATGAACAATCAGCGCTTTTGGTTATAGTAACCAGCAGTACCGCAGTGCTCGATAAAGGAAAACGCATGCGCCTCATGATTCTTACCGGCAGTCTGTTGCTCGCCCTGAGCACCTCGACCCTGGCCAGCCAGGTGTACAAGTGGGTCGACGACAAGGGCGTGACGCACTTCGGCGCGCAGCCACCGCAAGGCCAGGAGGCCACCACCATCAACACGGCCAACCCACCACCGCATTCTGTCGCGCCTGCCGAGCCGGTCCCGGAGGTCGACAGGCAGCAGCAGGCCATCGATGAGAAGGTGAAGGATCAGGTGGCCAAGCAGGAAGCCGAGCGCAAGAAATACTGCGAGGGCGCCCGCACCAACCTTGCGCAACTGGAAAACAACCCTCGCGTACGCATCGAGGGTGAGGATGGCGAGTTGCGCCGCATCGGCGAGGACGAGCGCCAGAAGCGCATCGCCGAACTGAAGAAATCCATCGACGAGAACTGCCGCCAGTAACAGACCGTGTGAAAACGTAGCGAGCGCAGGTCAGGCAAGGCAAAAAACGGCGAAAAAGCGCAGTTTACGCGCTGTAAATGAGCATTTTTGATGGGGGCGCCTAGCTCGGACTCGCGCCCGAGCCGTTTTTTAACGCAGCATGAGCAAGCGCAGTAGTTTTCACACAGTCTGAGTAAGGCGGGCATGCGCCTGGATCAGGCGCGTGTCAGCAGGCGGTCGAACTCCCCCAGCAGTTCGAGCAACACGCGCGCCCGGTGCGGCTGCTCGCGATAGGCCATCTCGGCCATTTCCTTGATCCCCGATGCCCTCGGCAACGGGCTGGCGCTTTCCAGCAGCATTTTCATGCGCGGCAGAAAGATCCACTGCAACCATTGCTCGAAGGCCAGGGTATCGACGCAGAACGGCGCCTGGCTGGCCAGTGCCTCGGCACTGGGCGCCTCGCTCTGCCACCAGCCTAGCTGACGCAACTCGCGCTCGATCAACAGCAGTTGCTCGGCAACCTGAGCGGTTCGTTCATCCATCACAGGGTGACCCGCGCTTGCTCACGCGCCTTGGCGGCGCCTGCCGGGTCGCCCTGACGCTCGCGTGCCTGGGCGATGAGGTTCCACAGGCTGGCCTGCAAGGCAGGGCGCCCCGAGGCGTAGGTCAGACCACGCCGCGCGAACTGCTCGGCCTGTGCCGCATCGCCCTGGGCCAGGCGCACCTCGGCCAGACGGTAGAGCACCTGCGGCTCGCGCGGGGCGATACGCTGGGCACGCTCGAGACTGGAGGAGGCACCATTGAGGTCGCCGCTACCCTGCTGCTGCTGAGCGGTGGTCAGCAAGGCCAGTACCGGGCCATCGAGCTGTTCGTCCGCCGCCAGCCCACCGCCACTGGGAATGCCGCTGGGCGCACTGGGCGCCGGGCTGTAGACATTGCCCTGCGGGGCGCTGATCGGTGGTTCGTCGAAGGTCAGACCACCGCTGGACGGGGCAGCCTGCGAGCCGGTCTGCAGGGGCGTGGAAACGGCGCCCTGCGGCACCATCACCACCACGCCGGAGTCTTCTTCGATCTGTTGCGTTTGCGCCTGCGCCGGCGTTGGTGCGCTGGCACCGGCAATGCGCCCAGCCGACAGCGGCGTACCGGCATCGACCACGGGAATCGAACCCTGCGGCACGCTGCTGCAACCACCCAGAGCCGCTGTCAGCAGGGCGACAAGCCACTTCTTGTTCACATCCAGTCCTCTTCAGTAAGCGTGAAAACGGCCCGACCGATCATTGCAGCCAGCCACGTACCCAGTCCATCACCGAGTCGACCGGTGCCTGGATGCCACAGCCGGGGCCGGGAGTCGGTTCACTGCCGCGAATATAAGGCATCTGTATGGCATTCGGGCACCCGGAAGCGGAGCCTTGCCCGGTGCTGCGGTCGACCCAGGCCATGGTCACGTTATCCGGCAGGGGCATGTCCAGCGGCAAGGGATCGGCTTTGCGCATGAAGCCTGTCCAAACCTGCAGCGCGCCAGTGGCGCCGGTCAGAGGGGTCGGGCCGTTGTCGTCACGGCCGAGCCAGACCACTGCCAGCAGATCCTGGCTGAAGCCGGCGAACCAGCTATCGCGCGAGTCGTTGCTGGTGCCGGTCTTGCCGGCCAGGTTCAAGGAACTGGGCAACTGGCTGTAGACCGAACGCCCGGTGCCCTCGCGCATGACGCGCTGCATGGCATTCTGCACCAGATAGATGGCCCCCGGATCGAAGCGCTGCTGGATCTTGAACGGGTAACGGCCCAGTGGTTGACCATCGGCGGTCAGCACGCTGCGAATACCACGCAGCGGCGTGTTGAAGCCGCCATTGGCCAGGGTCTGGTACATCTCCGTGACTTCCATCGGTGTCAATGCGCCCGCCCCCAGTAACATCGACGGATAGGCCGGCCACTGGCGTTTCACTCCCAGGCGCTCGAGGGTCTGGAGCACCTTGGGCACACCGATTTCCAGGCCGAGCTTGGCCGTCGACAGGTTGTAGGAGTTGGCCAAGCCCTGATACAGGAAGATATTGCCATGGGCCTTGCGATCATAGTTCTGCGGCGTCCACACCTGACCGTCCTGCCCTTTCACGGAGAAGGGCTCATCCTCGAGCCAACTGGTCAGAGTGTACTGACTCGGGCGCTCCAGTGCCGACAGGTAGATGGCCGGTTTGACCAGCGAGCCGATCGGCCGTACCGCGTCCAGCGCACGGTTGAAGCCGGCGAAGCGCGGCTGACGGCTACCGAGCAGTGCCTGGATCTCGCCGGTTTCCGGATTGGTCACCACCATGCCGGCCTGCACCTCATCCACGCCCTTGCGGCCGGCCAGGCGTTTCATCGTATCAGCCAGGGCTTCCTCGGCCTTGAGCTGCAGAATGGGGTCGAAACTGGTGAAGATGCGTAGCCCCTCCTCGGTCAGATCCTGCTCGCGGTAATCCTCGCGCAACTGGCGCTTGACCAGATCGAGGAAGGCCGGGAAGGAACTGTCGGCCATGCGCCCACGCTGCGTCACGCCCAGTGGCTTCTGCTTGGCTGCGGCCGCCTCTTCGGGCGTGATCGAACCCTGCTCGGCGAGCAGATCGAGCACCAGGTTGCGCCGTGCCAGCGCCCGCTCTGGGTTGCGCCTGGGGTTGAAGTAGGTCGGCCCCTTGACCATGCCCACCAGCAGCGCGACCTGCTCCAGCTTGAGCTCGGAAATCGGCTGACTGAAAAAATACTGGCTGGCCAGACCGAAACCATGGATGGCGCGCTGGCCGTCCTGGCCGAGGAAGACCTCGTTGAGGTAGGCCTCGAGAATCTCGCGCTTGTCGTAATGCAGCTCCAGCAGCACCGCCATCATGGCTTCAGTGGCCTTGCGCAGCAGGGTGCGCTCGTTGGTCAGGTAGAAGTTCTTGACGAGCTGCTGGGTCAGGGTACTACCCCCCTGCACCAGGCGCCCGGAGGTGGCGTTGATCCAGATGGCACGGACGATGCCCTTGGGCGATACGCCGAAGTGCTCGAAATAGTCACGATCCTCGACGGCCACCAGGGCATCGATCAGATAAGCCGGCACCTGATCGATCTTGATCAGGATGCGATCCTCCTGATGCGCCGGGTAGAGACCGCCGATCAGCAGAGGTTCGAGCCGCGCCACCGCGAGGTTGGCGCCACCGGCCTGGGTCAGGCCGGCCACGTAGTCACCGGAGAAGCGCACGCGAATCTGCCGGGCGGGCTCGGCGCCCTCGTAGAACTGGAACCCCCGGCTGTACATGTCGATGGTATTGCCGGCAACGGCCACCGCTCCAGGGCCGTCGGCACTGCTCTGGCGGCGGTAGCCGAGCGCGTCGAGTTCGCGCAGGAAGTCGTCCTTGCTCAGTTTCTGCCCAACGAACAGCTCCAGCGGTCTGGCATAGACCTTGGCCGGCACGGTCCAGCGCTTGCCGGAGAATTTCTCCTGCACCACGGCATCGAGATAGACGGCGAAACCGGCGAGTATCACCAGGCCGACGAGGCCCAGCTTGAAGCCCCAGGCAAGCCAGGGACGCAGGCCGGAAGAACGGGTTTTCTTGCTGGAGCGAGGGGAGCTTTTTCGAGTCATGGCGGGATTATACGCACTTTACACAGGGGCCAGCAGGACTGGCCGAATGGTTTGCATGGCCGTTCACAGCGGCCATAATGCCCAGCTCGAACAGCGTAAAGACAAGGAACGAACGTGAGCCAAAGCCTGATTGCCGCGCTACAGAACCCAGCCCTCTATCCACACCCGGTGGAAGAGTTTCGCGTGATTGAGACACACATTTCCTGGGTTTTGCTCACGGGCCCCTATGCCTACAAGATCAAAAAGCCGGTCAACTTCGGCTTTCTCGACTTTACCGAGCTGTCTGCACGGCAACATTTCTGCACGGAAGAACTGCGCCTCAACCAACGCCTGACCCAAGGGCTTTACCTGGAGGTGCTGTCGATCAATGGCAGCGAGCAGGCACCCACCCTGGGCGGCGAAGGCCCGGCCATCGAATATGCCCTGAAGATGCGCCAGTTTCCGCAAAGTCAGCTCCTCAGCGCCATTCAGGAACGCGGTGAGCTGGATGAACGGCATATCGATGCCCTGGCCAGCCAGATCGCGCGCTTCCACCTCAGCGCCCCGCAGGTGGCCCAGGATCATCCGCTGGGCACGCCGGAGGCGGTGATGGCACCAGTGCAACAGAATTTCGAGCAGATTCGCCCGCTGCTCAACGACAAGAACGACCTGTTGCAGCTCGACGCCCTGGAAGCCTGGGCCCAGTCCAGCTACGATCGCCTGCAACCCTTGCTGGCCGAGCGCAAGGCGCAGGGGTTCATCCGCGAATGCCACGGCGACATCCACCTGGGCAATGTCGCCCAGATCGATGGACAGGTGGTGTTGTTCGACTGCATCGAATTCAACGAGCCGTTCCGCCTGATCGACATCGCCTCGGATGCCGCCTTCCTGGCCATGGATCTCGAAGATCGTGGCCTCAAGTGCATGTCGCGACGCTTCATCAGCGCCTGGCTGGAACAGACCGGCGACTACCAGGCCCTGCAACTGCTCAATTTCTACAAGGCCTATCGCGCCATGGTGCGCGGCAAGGTAGCACTGTTCCGCCTGAGCCAGGAGCAGGACTCGGTGCAACGAGCAGTGATCCTGCGTCAGTACCGTGCCTATGCCGCCCTGGCGGAAAGCTACAGCGCCATTCCCACGCCCTTCCTGGCCATCACCCATGGCGTCTCGGCCGTCGGCAAGAGCCATGTCGCCATGCGTCTGGTGGAAGCCCTGGGTGCCATCCGCCTGCGCTCGGATGTCGAACGTAAACGCCTGTTCGGTCAGCAGCAGGCCTCACAGCAAGGCCAACTGCAGGGCGGCATCTACAGCGCCGATGCCAGCCAGGCCACCTACGAGCGCCTGCACCAACTGGCGCAACAGGCATTGCAGGCCGGTTTCGCCGTGGTCATCGATGCCACCTATCTGAAGGCAGCGCAACGCCAGGCGGCCTGGCAGGTGGCGGAAAGCACCGGCACGCCCTTCCTCATCCTCGACTGCCAGGCACCGGAGGCCGTGATCGCCAGTTGGCTAAGCCAGCGGCAGAGCGAAGGCCAGGATCCATCCGACGCCACCCTGGAAGTGATCCAGGCTCAGCAGGCCAGTCGCGAGCCACTCGATGCCCAAGAGCTGCAGCATACCGGCCATGTCGACACCCACGACAGCGCCAGCCTGGATGGCCTGCTCGAGCGCATTCGTCAGAAACTGCCGGGCATCTGACGCCCGACCACTGGCGCTGCACACCAGGCAAAGTGTGCGGCACCTTCTATACTGGCGGTAAGCCCGCAATCGGTACATGCCATGAACCAGCCACGCCAGCTCGATCATCCGCTCTATCGTCTGCTGCACAACGACGACATCAAAGGTTTCAATGCCCAGAAACCCAAGGATGTGGAGGTCGATCTGTCGGGCGGAGACTTCCGCGGCCTCGATCTGCGCAACATGGATACCGAATTGGTCAATTTCACTGACGCCTACTTCCGTGGCGCAGACCTGCGCGGCCTGGATTTCCGTCATACCAAGATAGAAGGCGCCAGCCTGGCCCATGCGCAGATTTCCGGTACCTATTTCCCCGTCGAACTGACAGCCGATGAGATTCTCATGTCGGTGAATTTCGGCACACGCCTGCGTTATCGCACCAAATAGCGGCATAGACTCTAGACCACCCGCAGCCCCTGGCTGACGAATAGCGCATAGACGCAGGGAGGCCCGGTGAACGACGAACTGCAACGCCTGAAGAACCTCGGCAAGACATCTGCCCAATGGCTGCATGCGGTCGGCATCCATACCGCTGGCGACCTGCGCCGCCACGGTGCTGTAGGCGCCTATCGAGCGGTACGCTCCAGAGGGTTTCGCGCCTCGAAGGTATTGCTCTACGCCATCGAGGGCGCCCTGCTCGACATCCATTGGAGCGAGTTGTCAGCGACACACAAGGCGGCGCTCAACGGCGAATTGCAAGAAGCCCCGCCACACAACAAGAGTTAGCTCACAACACCTGAGCGCAAGGATTGCCGAGGCAAGCGCCACCGCCTATTGTTTCAGGGACGTCCGTACCCTTCGCCAGCCCAGCCCGTTCAAGGAATTACCGTCATGTATTTACTCGGGGAGCAACCGGCCTACGCCAATCAGTTGATCAATCGCCTACAGAGCATCCCCGCTCAACTGCTGGCCGGGCTCGAGCCCATAGGCGAACCACTGCTCATCGAGCGTACGGACGATCTGGCCAAGGTTCTGCCAGGCAATCAGCTATTCATCATCGAGAGTGGTCTGCTTCATGCGCTGGTCGACGAACGTCCGCTGTTCTATCTGCAGGAAGGCGACCTGGTCGGCCTGCGCCAAGGCATCGAACTGCCCAGTTGCCGTTACAGCAGCGAAGAACCGCTGAGCCTGACGCCCTATTCCCGTAGCGAAGTGTTCCAGCACATCCATGCCGACGAACAGCGCCAGGAGCAGTTCATCCATTACCTCATCGGTCAAACGGCTCTGCTCTCCGATGCCCTGGTACGCCTCAAGCAGCCGGAAATTCGCCCCGCCACCGGCTTCCAGCACTTCGCTGCCGGCGAGGAACTGATTCATCAGGGCGACGATGCCGACCATGTGTTCATCATCATCGAAGGCCATGCCGAAGCCTATGTCGACGGGCAGAAGGTTGGTGACGTGCAGAAGGACGAAATCTTCGGTGCCATGGCCGTCTTCACCCGTGAGAAACGCAGCGCCACCGTAGTGGCCAGCGAGCCGTGCACGGTCATGGTGATTCCCAAGGATCAGTTCCTCGGCCTGATGCAGAGCAATCCACGCATCGCCCACAGCCTGATCGAGAGCATGGCCCGGCGCATCGACCTGCTAAACAAGGAAGTCACTCAGTTGCGTAGCTAGCTCGCTGCCTGCAAGACAGAGCCCCGGCCATGTGCCGGGGCTCTTTATTTTGAGGGCCTGGGAAAAGTTGAGAAAAATTCTCAAAAAGGCGTTGACTCCAGAATGAGAATTGTTATTATTACCTCAACTGGTCGCGAGATCAGCCGATAAGCTAAAGAGACCATTCAGTCGGACTCTTCAGATTATCTCCTCATCAGGCTAATCACGGTTATTGACCCGGCTCTTGCCGGGTCTTTTTTTACCTGCAGAAAAGCAGTGCCCCGTTCAGCGCTTGAAGTGGGCGCAGAAATCCTCTTGCGGCATGCGCGCCGTGTACCAGACGTAATCAGCCATCTGCGCATCCACCCGCTGGCCCACCTCGGCCAGCAGCAACACCGCCTGGCTTCCCGGTGCCTGCAGATCCGCCAGGTGCAGCGGCACGCCGAGATCCTTGCGCACATGAAAGGCGCCAGCCAGCAGCAGGCTCGGCTGCGGCGCCGCCAGCAGCGCCTCGGCCATGCGTCGATCACGCTGTTGCTGCACGGCAAGCATGGCAGGCAACTGGCTTTGCGGCAGCATGTCGCAATGCGAGAGACGAATGTCCTGCAGCAGACGCTGCTGTACCTGCGTGGCATTGGAACGTTCGCCGACCAGCGCCGGCCGCTGCCGATAGATGCGCTGAATCTCGTCACGATCCAGGTTAGCCGCCAGCAGCGGATAAGGCTGACGCAACTGGTACAGCACCAGCGGCCCGTACAGCGACCAGCTCCAGCCGGGCTGCCAGGCCAGTGCGGCGATGGCATCCTGCGGAGGCATGCCGGCACGGCTGGAGCGCTGTGCCCGAGCGATGCGTGCCTGCTGATCCGGGTTGATCATCTCCATCAGCACGCTGCCTTGCGCTCGGTACACGGCCAGGCCACGCGATAACCAGAGCTGCAAGGCATGGTGATCCGGGTTGTCGTGCCGCTCCCCTACCAGCACCCGCTGCACCCTGGCCAGGCGTTCGAGCAAACGCTCC
The genomic region above belongs to Pseudomonas sp. GOM7 and contains:
- a CDS encoding acetolactate synthase 3 large subunit; translation: MELLSGAEMVVRFLRDEGVKYIYGYPGGALLHIYDALFKEPEVTHVLVRHEQAATHMADGYARATGKAGVVLVTSGPGATNAITGIATAYMDSIPMVVISGQVPSNMVGTDAFQETDMVGISRPIVKHSFIIKHPAEIPEVLKKAFYLAESGRPGPVVVDIPKDMGDPTQKFEYVYPKKVKLRSYSPAVRGHSGQIRKAAEMVLAAKRPVLYSGGGVIMGNASAPLTELAQMLNLPVTNTLMGLGGYPGTDRQFLGMLGMHGSYTANLAMHHADVILAVGARFDDRVINGAAKFCPNAKIIHIDIDPASISKTIKADIPIVGPVDSVLTEMVAILKEIGETPNKDTVASWWKQIDEWRGSGRLFPYNEGDGSIIKPQAVIETLCEVTKGDAFITSDVGQHQMFAAQYYRFNKPNRWINSGGLGTMGFGFPAAMGVKMNFPEADVACVTGEGSIQMNIQELSTCLQYDLPVKIVNLNNGALGMVRQWQDMQYSSRYSHSYMESLPDFVKLAEAYGHVGMRITELKDLKPGLEEAFALKNRLVFLDIAVDTSEHVYPMQIRDGAMRDMWLSKTERT
- a CDS encoding DUF4124 domain-containing protein; this encodes MRLMILTGSLLLALSTSTLASQVYKWVDDKGVTHFGAQPPQGQEATTINTANPPPHSVAPAEPVPEVDRQQQAIDEKVKDQVAKQEAERKKYCEGARTNLAQLENNPRVRIEGEDGELRRIGEDERQKRIAELKKSIDENCRQ
- a CDS encoding YqcC family protein — its product is MDERTAQVAEQLLLIERELRQLGWWQSEAPSAEALASQAPFCVDTLAFEQWLQWIFLPRMKMLLESASPLPRASGIKEMAEMAYREQPHRARVLLELLGEFDRLLTRA
- a CDS encoding tetratricopeptide repeat protein, whose product is MNKKWLVALLTAALGGCSSVPQGSIPVVDAGTPLSAGRIAGASAPTPAQAQTQQIEEDSGVVVMVPQGAVSTPLQTGSQAAPSSGGLTFDEPPISAPQGNVYSPAPSAPSGIPSGGGLAADEQLDGPVLALLTTAQQQQGSGDLNGASSSLERAQRIAPREPQVLYRLAEVRLAQGDAAQAEQFARRGLTYASGRPALQASLWNLIAQARERQGDPAGAAKAREQARVTL
- the mrcB gene encoding penicillin-binding protein 1B yields the protein MTRKSSPRSSKKTRSSGLRPWLAWGFKLGLVGLVILAGFAVYLDAVVQEKFSGKRWTVPAKVYARPLELFVGQKLSKDDFLRELDALGYRRQSSADGPGAVAVAGNTIDMYSRGFQFYEGAEPARQIRVRFSGDYVAGLTQAGGANLAVARLEPLLIGGLYPAHQEDRILIKIDQVPAYLIDALVAVEDRDYFEHFGVSPKGIVRAIWINATSGRLVQGGSTLTQQLVKNFYLTNERTLLRKATEAMMAVLLELHYDKREILEAYLNEVFLGQDGQRAIHGFGLASQYFFSQPISELKLEQVALLVGMVKGPTYFNPRRNPERALARRNLVLDLLAEQGSITPEEAAAAKQKPLGVTQRGRMADSSFPAFLDLVKRQLREDYREQDLTEEGLRIFTSFDPILQLKAEEALADTMKRLAGRKGVDEVQAGMVVTNPETGEIQALLGSRQPRFAGFNRALDAVRPIGSLVKPAIYLSALERPSQYTLTSWLEDEPFSVKGQDGQVWTPQNYDRKAHGNIFLYQGLANSYNLSTAKLGLEIGVPKVLQTLERLGVKRQWPAYPSMLLGAGALTPMEVTEMYQTLANGGFNTPLRGIRSVLTADGQPLGRYPFKIQQRFDPGAIYLVQNAMQRVMREGTGRSVYSQLPSSLNLAGKTGTSNDSRDSWFAGFSQDLLAVVWLGRDDNGPTPLTGATGALQVWTGFMRKADPLPLDMPLPDNVTMAWVDRSTGQGSASGCPNAIQMPYIRGSEPTPGPGCGIQAPVDSVMDWVRGWLQ
- a CDS encoding bifunctional aminoglycoside phosphotransferase/ATP-binding protein, with amino-acid sequence MSQSLIAALQNPALYPHPVEEFRVIETHISWVLLTGPYAYKIKKPVNFGFLDFTELSARQHFCTEELRLNQRLTQGLYLEVLSINGSEQAPTLGGEGPAIEYALKMRQFPQSQLLSAIQERGELDERHIDALASQIARFHLSAPQVAQDHPLGTPEAVMAPVQQNFEQIRPLLNDKNDLLQLDALEAWAQSSYDRLQPLLAERKAQGFIRECHGDIHLGNVAQIDGQVVLFDCIEFNEPFRLIDIASDAAFLAMDLEDRGLKCMSRRFISAWLEQTGDYQALQLLNFYKAYRAMVRGKVALFRLSQEQDSVQRAVILRQYRAYAALAESYSAIPTPFLAITHGVSAVGKSHVAMRLVEALGAIRLRSDVERKRLFGQQQASQQGQLQGGIYSADASQATYERLHQLAQQALQAGFAVVIDATYLKAAQRQAAWQVAESTGTPFLILDCQAPEAVIASWLSQRQSEGQDPSDATLEVIQAQQASREPLDAQELQHTGHVDTHDSASLDGLLERIRQKLPGI
- a CDS encoding pentapeptide repeat-containing protein, translating into MNQPRQLDHPLYRLLHNDDIKGFNAQKPKDVEVDLSGGDFRGLDLRNMDTELVNFTDAYFRGADLRGLDFRHTKIEGASLAHAQISGTYFPVELTADEILMSVNFGTRLRYRTK
- a CDS encoding TfoX/Sxy family protein, translating into MNDELQRLKNLGKTSAQWLHAVGIHTAGDLRRHGAVGAYRAVRSRGFRASKVLLYAIEGALLDIHWSELSATHKAALNGELQEAPPHNKS
- a CDS encoding cyclic nucleotide-binding domain-containing protein — protein: MYLLGEQPAYANQLINRLQSIPAQLLAGLEPIGEPLLIERTDDLAKVLPGNQLFIIESGLLHALVDERPLFYLQEGDLVGLRQGIELPSCRYSSEEPLSLTPYSRSEVFQHIHADEQRQEQFIHYLIGQTALLSDALVRLKQPEIRPATGFQHFAAGEELIHQGDDADHVFIIIEGHAEAYVDGQKVGDVQKDEIFGAMAVFTREKRSATVVASEPCTVMVIPKDQFLGLMQSNPRIAHSLIESMARRIDLLNKEVTQLRS
- a CDS encoding ChaN family lipoprotein, whose translation is MRILFLCSLLLLAACQSHIILPPPQPLAPLGREHVEFGQIYDLRTGERLSPERLLERLARVQRVLVGERHDNPDHHALQLWLSRGLAVYRAQGSVLMEMINPDQQARIARAQRSSRAGMPPQDAIAALAWQPGWSWSLYGPLVLYQLRQPYPLLAANLDRDEIQRIYRQRPALVGERSNATQVQQRLLQDIRLSHCDMLPQSQLPAMLAVQQQRDRRMAEALLAAPQPSLLLAGAFHVRKDLGVPLHLADLQAPGSQAVLLLAEVGQRVDAQMADYVWYTARMPQEDFCAHFKR